The following coding sequences lie in one Kryptolebias marmoratus isolate JLee-2015 linkage group LG5, ASM164957v2, whole genome shotgun sequence genomic window:
- the azin1b gene encoding antizyme inhibitor 1b, whose translation MKGLPDKPNYIIELLEGGVTLEDVIDGHICEQAQVEKSAFVAGDLGALMRQHVCWQSVVPQLQPYYPVRCNSSPAVVEVLAALGLGFVCANKAEVTLALEHGVPPDNIILSGVFKQLAHIKHAAKNNIQHLVCENEAELTKIARLHPNAKLLLQLTTEAHAAETSMPFGFSLKSCRHLLETARELGVQVVGATFNIPSSCQDLQQAYTRALSDARCVFDMGVDLGFNMHILDIGGGFTGSEFQLKQVESAVRPLLDAYFPQRSGVQVLAQPGDFYVASAFTLAVSVIGKKMVSCHWEDLSQGEKNEDAEFLYYMNEGVYGSFNHKLLGNTITAPSMHKHALCVGEAVYPSSLWGPSLDQLDQVVERCLLPELSVGDWLLFSNMGTCGLEEFSCLSSSSQLPVYYTISTSDWYEMQEAGVALDSAVKNFSLLQYSA comes from the exons ATGAAAGGACTCCCTGACAAACCCAACTACATCATTGAACTCCTGGAGGGAGGAGTTACCCTGGAAGATGTCATTGATGGGCACATTTGTGAACAGGCTCAG GTGGAGAAGAGTGCGTTTGTGGCGGGTGACCTCGGTGCCCTGATGCGCCAGCATGTGTGCTGGCAGAGCGTGGTGCCGCAGCTGCAGCCCTACTACCCAGTCAGGTGCAACAGCAGCCCTGCAGTTGTCGAGGTCCTGGCAGCCTTGGGCCTGGGCTTTGTTTGTGCAAACAAG GCGGAGGTGACCCTGGCTCTGGAGCATGGTGTGCCGCCAGACAACATCATTCTGTCGGGCGTTTTCAAGCAGCTGGCACACATCAAGCACGCTGCCAAGAACAACATCCAGCATCTTGTGTGCGAAAATGAGGCAGAGTTGACTAAGATCGCTCGCTTGCACCCTAATGCAAA GTTGCTGTTGCAGTTGACTACTGAGGCTCACGCAGCTGAGACCAGCATGCCCTTCGGCTTTTCTCTGAAGAGCTGCCGACATCTGCTGGAAACGGCCAGGGAGCTGGGTGTCCAGGTGGTGGGCGCAACCTTTAACATCCCGAGCTCCTGCCAAGACCTGCAACAGGCCTACACTCGTGCACTGTCGGATGCCCGCTGCGTGTTCGACATGGGG GTGGATCTGGGATTTAACATGCATATCCTTGACATCGGTGGTGGATTTACTGGCTCAGAGTTTCAGCTCAAACAG GTTGAGTCTGCAGTCAGGCCACTCCTGGATGCTTACTTCCCCCAGCGGTCTGGTGTGCAAGTCCTGGCCCAGCCCGGCGACTTCTACGTGGCCTCAGCTTTTACCCTGGCTGTCAGTGTCATTGGCAAGAAAATGGTGTCCTGTCACTGGGAGGACTTGTCCCAAG gTGAAAAGAATGAAGATGCTGAGTTCCTGTACtacatgaatgaaggtgtttATGGCTCATTCAACCACAAGCTGCTGGGAAACACCATCACTGCCCCCTCAATGCACAAG CATGCGCTGTGTGTTGGCGAGGCCGTGTATCCCAGCAGCCTGTGGGGCCCATCGCTGGACCAGCTGGACCAGGTGGTGGAGCGCTGCCTGCTGCCAGAGCTCAGTGTGGGAGACTGGCTTCTCTTCTCCAACATGGGGACGTGCGGCCTGGAGGAGTTCAGCTGTCTGTCCAGCTCCAGCCAGCTGCCAGTCTACTACACCATCTCCACCTCTGACTG gTATGAGATGCAGGAGGCAGGTGTGGCACTGGACAGTGCCGTGAAGAACTTCTCCCTGCTCCAGTACAGTGCGTAA
- the atp6v1c1b gene encoding V-type proton ATPase subunit C 1-B isoform X1, translated as MTEFWLISAPGEKTCQQTWDKLMVATTRTNNLSTNTKFNIPDLKVGTLDVLVGLSDELAKLSTFVESVVRKIAQYMADVLEDSRDKVQENLLANGVDLVTYITRFQWDMAKYPIKQSLKNIAEIISKQVSQIDNDLKARASAYNNLKGNLQNLERKNAGSLLTRSLADIVKKEDFVLDSEYLITMLVVVPKTNYADWQKTYETLAEMVVPRSSKQLFEDNDSGLFSVTLFRKAVDDFKHKARENKFTVRDFQYNEEEMKADKEEMTRLSTDKKKQFGPLVRWLKVNFSEAFIAWIHIKALRVFVESVLRYGLPVNFQTMLLQPNKKNMKKLREVLYDLYKHLDSSAAIIDASMDIPGLNLSQQEYYPYVYYKIDLNLLDFKV; from the exons ATGACGGAGTTCTGGTTGATCTCTGCTCCGGGGGAGAAGACATGCCAGCAGACCTGGGACAAGCTGATGGTGGCCACCACCCGCACCAACAACCTGTCCACCAACACCAAGTTCAACATCCCCGACCTCAAG GTTGGAACGTTGGACGTGCTGGTGGGTCTGTCAGACGAGCTCGCTAAACTGTCCACCTTTGTGGAAAG TGTGGTGAGGAAGATTGCTCAGTACATGGCGGATGTTCTGGAGGACAGCAGGGACAAAGTGCAGGAGAATCTTTTGGCCAATGGAG TTGACCTGGTCACCTATATCACCAGATTTCAGTGGGACATGGCTAAATATCCAATCAAACAGTCACTGAAAAACATCGCTGAGATCATCTCCAAG CAAGTGAGTCAGATAGACAACGACCTGAAGGCCAGAGCTTCAGCCTATAACAATCTGAAGGGAAACCTGCAGAATCTGGAGAGGAAGAACGC ggggAGTTTGTTGACTAGGAGTCTGGCTGACATCGTGAAGAAAGAGGACTTTGTTCTGGACTCAGAGTACCTGATTACCATGCTGGTGGTCGTCCCAAA GACGAACTACGCCGACTGGCAGAAGACGTACGAAACGCTTGCAGAGATGGTTGTGCCACGCTCCTCTAA GCAGCTGTTTGAAGACAACGACAGTGGTCTGTTCAGTGTCACGCTTTTCAGGAAGGCCGTGGATGATTTCAAACACAAGGCCAGAGAAAACAA GTTTACGGTGCGTGACTTCCAGTACAACGAGGAAGAGATGAAGGCGGACAAAGAAGAGATGACGCGTTTATCCACGGACAAGAAGAAACAGTTT GGTCCTTTGGTCCGGTGGCTGAAGGTGAATTTCAGTGAGGCCTTCATCGCGTGGATTCACATAAAAGCCCTGCGTGTGTTCGTTGAGTCGGTGTTAAG ATACGGGCTGCCAGTCAACTTCCAGACCATGTTGCTTCAGCCCAACAAGAAGAACATGAAGAAACTGAGAGAGGTGCTGTACGACCTGTACAAACATCTGGACAGCAGTGCTGCAATCATCGAC GCTTCCATGGACATCCCAGGGCTGAACTTGAGCCAGCAGGAGTACTACCCGTACGTTTACTACAAGATCGACCTAAATTTGCTGGATTTTAAAGTCTAA
- the atp6v1c1b gene encoding V-type proton ATPase subunit C 1-B isoform X2 — MTEFWLISAPGEKTCQQTWDKLMVATTRTNNLSTNTKFNIPDLKVGTLDVLVGLSDELAKLSTFVESVVRKIAQYMADVLEDSRDKVQENLLANGVDLVTYITRFQWDMAKYPIKQSLKNIAEIISKQVSQIDNDLKARASAYNNLKGNLQNLERKNAGSLLTRSLADIVKKEDFVLDSEYLITMLVVVPKTNYADWQKTYETLAEMVVPRSSKFTVRDFQYNEEEMKADKEEMTRLSTDKKKQFGPLVRWLKVNFSEAFIAWIHIKALRVFVESVLRYGLPVNFQTMLLQPNKKNMKKLREVLYDLYKHLDSSAAIIDASMDIPGLNLSQQEYYPYVYYKIDLNLLDFKV; from the exons ATGACGGAGTTCTGGTTGATCTCTGCTCCGGGGGAGAAGACATGCCAGCAGACCTGGGACAAGCTGATGGTGGCCACCACCCGCACCAACAACCTGTCCACCAACACCAAGTTCAACATCCCCGACCTCAAG GTTGGAACGTTGGACGTGCTGGTGGGTCTGTCAGACGAGCTCGCTAAACTGTCCACCTTTGTGGAAAG TGTGGTGAGGAAGATTGCTCAGTACATGGCGGATGTTCTGGAGGACAGCAGGGACAAAGTGCAGGAGAATCTTTTGGCCAATGGAG TTGACCTGGTCACCTATATCACCAGATTTCAGTGGGACATGGCTAAATATCCAATCAAACAGTCACTGAAAAACATCGCTGAGATCATCTCCAAG CAAGTGAGTCAGATAGACAACGACCTGAAGGCCAGAGCTTCAGCCTATAACAATCTGAAGGGAAACCTGCAGAATCTGGAGAGGAAGAACGC ggggAGTTTGTTGACTAGGAGTCTGGCTGACATCGTGAAGAAAGAGGACTTTGTTCTGGACTCAGAGTACCTGATTACCATGCTGGTGGTCGTCCCAAA GACGAACTACGCCGACTGGCAGAAGACGTACGAAACGCTTGCAGAGATGGTTGTGCCACGCTCCTCTAA GTTTACGGTGCGTGACTTCCAGTACAACGAGGAAGAGATGAAGGCGGACAAAGAAGAGATGACGCGTTTATCCACGGACAAGAAGAAACAGTTT GGTCCTTTGGTCCGGTGGCTGAAGGTGAATTTCAGTGAGGCCTTCATCGCGTGGATTCACATAAAAGCCCTGCGTGTGTTCGTTGAGTCGGTGTTAAG ATACGGGCTGCCAGTCAACTTCCAGACCATGTTGCTTCAGCCCAACAAGAAGAACATGAAGAAACTGAGAGAGGTGCTGTACGACCTGTACAAACATCTGGACAGCAGTGCTGCAATCATCGAC GCTTCCATGGACATCCCAGGGCTGAACTTGAGCCAGCAGGAGTACTACCCGTACGTTTACTACAAGATCGACCTAAATTTGCTGGATTTTAAAGTCTAA
- the si:ch211-215i13.3 gene encoding brain and acute leukemia cytoplasmic protein isoform X1, producing MRFSMGCGGSRADAIIEPRYHESWTRETESTWLTNTDVETPVSVSNSKAVEAGLREKRMVTTGTQCGKQALSTNGSNHQRRPRRSLSEQSSRDSKRRASKEASSLSKDSRSVSISSSGDAEPQNMCDER from the exons ATGCGTTTCTCGATGGGTTGCGGTGGGAGTCGGGCGGACGCGATAATCGAGCCGAGGTACCACGAAAGCTGGACTAGAGAGACCGAATCGACATGGCTCACGAACACGGACGTAGAGACCCCCGTGTCGGTTTCAAACA GTAAAGCTGTGGAGGCCGGTCTGAGGGAGAAGAGGATGGTGACCACAGGCACCCAGTGTGGGAAGCAGGCCCTCTCCACCAATGGCTCCAACCACCAGAGGAGACCCAGGCGCTCTTTAAGTGAA CAGAGTTCCCGTGACTCCAAAAGGAGGGCGTCGAAGGAGGCCAGCTCTTTGTCGAAGGACAGCCGGTCcgtcagcatcagcagcagcggGGATGCCGAACCACAAAACATGTGTGACGAGAGATGA
- the si:ch211-215i13.3 gene encoding brain and acute leukemia cytoplasmic protein isoform X2: MRFSMGCGGSRADAIIEPRYHESWTRETESTWLTNTDVETPVSVSNSKAVEAGLREKRMVTTGTQCGKQALSTNGSNHQRRPRRSLSESSRDSKRRASKEASSLSKDSRSVSISSSGDAEPQNMCDER, from the exons ATGCGTTTCTCGATGGGTTGCGGTGGGAGTCGGGCGGACGCGATAATCGAGCCGAGGTACCACGAAAGCTGGACTAGAGAGACCGAATCGACATGGCTCACGAACACGGACGTAGAGACCCCCGTGTCGGTTTCAAACA GTAAAGCTGTGGAGGCCGGTCTGAGGGAGAAGAGGATGGTGACCACAGGCACCCAGTGTGGGAAGCAGGCCCTCTCCACCAATGGCTCCAACCACCAGAGGAGACCCAGGCGCTCTTTAAGTGAA AGTTCCCGTGACTCCAAAAGGAGGGCGTCGAAGGAGGCCAGCTCTTTGTCGAAGGACAGCCGGTCcgtcagcatcagcagcagcggGGATGCCGAACCACAAAACATGTGTGACGAGAGATGA